Below is a window of Drosophila miranda strain MSH22 chromosome 3, D.miranda_PacBio2.1, whole genome shotgun sequence DNA.
CAAATCCCAGCTCTCCAACGTGAACTTTAACCGCGCCTCGACGTATGTGAGCGAATACatgtaattttttttgtgtcgAAATAATTGTGAGTAAATCCACTTGCGATTGTTGTTGTGCTACATTTAATAAATACACGAAGACAATACTCTATGGATGGACATTATTAAGACTTTGACGTCGCGTTGGCCCAAAAATTACCACCAGTCTTTCTTAGGACCTTTTTACTCCACTGAGACTTAATCCATTGCTCCATATATCCACTGAAACGTTTATCCCGTTCAATCATTTCGGTTTCTATTTTATTATACATGTACTATCTGTGAAATGTCTTCCCTTGCTGGCTAAAGGGTATACAAATTTCGTGGTCAGCATAAAAATACTCTCATCTGCTTTTGTTGATAAAATGCTCTTTGTTTGTGCAATCAGCTGTTTACCAGGGTCTCCAAATTACCATGGCTGCAGTACAGAAAAAAGTCGTGCCCAACTTTGGCGCGGACTTGTTGAATATTCGAAATTCAGTGATGATTAAAGACATATATTCGCTTTAAATGAAAAATATAAATCTTTGGCCTTAATTATGATACGTTTTTCGTAAGTTTAAGTACAATTATAATTAAATCACGATTTAATACAATTACGAATAGTTAGTTAATTACATTTGGCTTGAGTTGAGTAAGAACAACATTCATAAATTCATGTAAATGCATTATTGTAAACCATGGGCATGGCTGGTAGCTATTGCTATGCCGCGCTGGTGCTGTCCCATTCCCGCTGTAGCCGTCTCATAGGCACAACCATTGATTGTGGCCGTCACCTCCATCTGGTGCATCTCCGAAGGATACCAGTGCCCATGCGAATCCGGCATCTGGCCGTAACTGAGAGCGGCCGGAACGTCTAACTCGCTGCGTGCGGATTTCGGGTATGACTGGGCCTGCAGCGACTGCCAGTCCATGCGGGAGGAGCCAAAAGGCAGGCTGCGATTGCTCTGATGGAACTCAAAGGGCCAGCTCTGAAAGGAAATGGATATGAGGATGTTTTCATAAATCATATGGGCAGAGGAAAACCGCATAGCTATAAATGGAACAATATGACGACAACCGAaccgacagcgacagcgacagcgccATTGTTTGTTTATACAACTTTGATTGTTTTTAGTGGCTCCTCTTGGAAATGTTTTCATAGATCAACAATAACAGCCTCATTAACGAATCTATAAAAACATAAACAGCCAAACACTTGCGGACAGAAGACACCCAATTGCAGCCATATATCTACATAGGGCCTGCACGTTTATGCGAAGGGATCGAGCACAAATAACGCCAGGGAAGAGAAACCGAGCCAATGGGTTACGTTACGTATGTAAATTCCCAGCAGACGcgacgctgctgctgatcATCAGCATTCACATGTCAACTTTTTAGCGGCGCGTGCGTGAGTGTGGGATAAATTAGGGTGCTGGAACGGAAAAgggactgagactgagactggAACGATCCCATCTCATGAGAGATCTGCTGCCATATGGGCACAAGGCGGGGAAATATTTGCTGATATTTTCACGCATTCAATTGAGTAAACAATTGCTTCTATTTGGATAAGTAGCGAAGCGGTATGTATGCCATGAATCTGAATCTGTACGGACAGATTGTGTAAACCTCATGCCATTCCGTTTGGAGAAGAATATTGGAACATCTAGAGTTTCTAATCTGGTTAGACAGACAACTTTTAATTACAATTATCCAAGCTAAGTGAGAAAATTGCTCTTCTCTGCCTTGCTGTGGTCTGGTCTGCTCTGATCCGACGCGGCGACACTTTTCCCTTGGATGTCATTCACTTTGGGCGCATCAAAGTCGAGCATCTTTAAAAATAAAGCAAAGACTAACTAATGTTGCCGTCTATCGCCCCCGCCCGTCCGCAGACCGTCTCCATGAGCCTGTCACtcatatttaatatttttgaaaTTCACAAAAGTATCGTATTACAGGAAAGCAAGGCAAACTGAAATCACAAAATTTGATTTGAATGTTCTTCTAGTGGGGGGCCGCTCTGACTCTATTCTGACTGCCACCGACTGGCCTGGACAGGGTATGGGGTTCGGGGTTGGGTAAGTCTTGGGGCTGGGGATGGGGACGGGGAGAACCTCTGAATACAGAAGGTGGAAATACTTCCACAGCATCGCAGCCTTCGAGCAGATGTTGCCCAATAGATATGCAAGTATATGTGTCTTCGACTCCCATGTCTTGTGGCCATTTAAAGATGGAAACCAGGACAAAAGAATAGTCCAATCTAATCTTTATAGTGTATATAGAATATAGGATGTACATTTGAATTACACTGTCGCCTTAAAACGCCGTCGGCTTCCACTATAAGAGGATTCGTCAATATAGGAGATAAAAGGGGTGTGACGTCGATTTTGACAGGATTATGCAGAGATATAGATTCTGAACTTTGTCCAATTTGAAGAGAcaatatttacatacatatatataaaagaAATATATCCCTATTATGGCCTCATTGACATGATGTATCCCGTTTAATTGGCCTAAACGCTCCTACCGACACTCAGTTTTATAATGATGATGAACTATACCTATCACAGGAGATAGGTTCGGTTATGACACCTGTCAGGCATGGCATTGACGATACCCAGCTGCTGGTGATGCCATTCATAAGTCCATGGGTGCATGGTGGATGCAGCGTTAAGTGATGCCACTGACATCACTTATCTTGTGCAGGGACTGGGATCGGATCGAGAGAGATCGCTCAGATTGCAATGACACTTACCATGCCGCTGTGTCCTCCATTGTGGAAATGGAAAttgcctccgcctccgcttAGGCTTGCTCCTACGTTGGCCCCGCCACTGCCGCAACCGTGTGACGCCTCAGGCATGTGACTCGTGTCCAGGGCATCCATTCCGGCGGTGTTCGAGTGGCTGTGGTTGTGgctatggctgtggctgccagTCTCGACGGCCGTAATTAGCTGTTTAATGTAGAGCGTCGCCAAACGCAACGTGTCCAACTTTGAGAGCTTCGTGTCGGGCGGAATGTTGGGCAATTTGGTCTTCAGACGTCCGTACGCGCTTGACAGGACCCGCATACGCATCCGCTCCCGGGCATTCGCCGCATTGCGTTGCACCGGCGGTTGGGAGCCTAAATAATGGAATGGAGCTCATGAGCATACTATTGCCTATGACTGTGACACGGGTCACGTAATTGGCTTTCAGGGACGGTGGAGTTCTGCTTACTTTGCGAGCTGGCATCCTCATCAAAGTCGTCATCGTAGAAATCCAGGGGGCTGGAGGAACGCTTCTTGCGTGGCATTATGTTATAAATGGTCACTAAAAAGCACTCTTTACAATGTGGATATATAAATCCACGGACAAACTCTACGTATGGTATGGGGATCGTATAATGTGAAAGTAAAACCCGAAACCGAACACGAACGACGTCCGATCTGAACGACAATTAGAGCACTTCTGTGGAGGGTCACGAGAGAATCCTCCTTTTTGAGCACTTTCCTCTATTCTCCGACCCATCTATTTCTGGCACTTGTAGGCGGTGCCCCGCTCCGTGAACCGCTTGCAATTGGCGGAAGAGCCAACACATGGTGCGATCTCGGCACTCTCTCCTGCTTCTGGCTGCCACCACATTGGTTCGGTTTGGTTTGCTTTACTTTAGTTCGGTTCGGAAAAACAAAATGAATCGACTGTTTGTTGTTTATCCGATGGCGTTTATTTAAGAGTTCTCACACCCATCCCATCCCACACCACACTGAAGGATACTGCGATAAGCGAGTGCGAAGCGTGCCAAGCTCCCAGTTCCAGCTGGAACCACCTGGTACACAGCACAGCTCTTAAGACAAAACATTTAATGGCGGTGGAGAGTGATCATAATCCTGGGGTTCCTCTGCGAGTGTATGCATCCTGCGTAAGGACAGAGCTTAAGTAATTGATCAACAATAAACCTCTGTGGATCGATGGAGTAGTAATAATACTTAGCCGATGTATCCTGTTGAAGGTTTGGCTTTAGGGAGTTTGATTTATGTTGCTTTTTATTCCATTATAATTCCATAATCGTATTATATTGTACTTATTCTCTGAGCGGGAAAACTACAATGTCTATTGACCTATCCTAGTCCGAAACTAGTATTTGGCACACTTCCGAGATAAGATTCCGGGTGCCAAAGCGGAGAGGGATAGTTTTTCCATCCACATCTGTGCCTTGCCTTGATCAGTGTCCCTCATT
It encodes the following:
- the LOC108159577 gene encoding neurogenic differentiation factor 2; the protein is MPRKKRSSSPLDFYDDDFDEDASSQSSQPPVQRNAANARERMRMRVLSSAYGRLKTKLPNIPPDTKLSKLDTLRLATLYIKQLITAVETGSHSHSHNHSHSNTAGMDALDTSHMPEASHGCGSGGANVGASLSGGGGNFHFHNGGHSGMSWPFEFHQSNRSLPFGSSRMDWQSLQAQSYPKSARSELDVPAALSYGQMPDSHGHWYPSEMHQMEVTATINGCAYETATAGMGQHQRGIAIATSHAHGLQ